A single window of Periophthalmus magnuspinnatus isolate fPerMag1 chromosome 9, fPerMag1.2.pri, whole genome shotgun sequence DNA harbors:
- the LOC117376052 gene encoding cyclin-O, whose protein sequence is MVSFLPLDPQNVHKRRWADGTSLLPHTSRHRKQKLACKLNDSGFEDELSLSPVPPDQTEVLPLRSRTEPQSGQLSWYHQYGDTGYKIQKERETHFQPCKSLARQPQLNAEARCKLVSWLIPVHQHLSLSFECLCLTVNIMDRFLASTPVAADCFQLLGVTALLLASKQVEVCSPRISDLLSLCCDAFTKEQLCNLECLILVNLNFRLCAPTLAFFLDCYVNLKSGKAAATLEKNCDTIRTNHCNKLAQKLCELSLADYAFNKYPASLTARCSLQMATEIVQAAQQPLRSLGKECDGFVNEPDSGSADSDWSNSRVGGDLTESNEYSLIQECTNNLRLLATLNQEALTEV, encoded by the exons ATGGTTTCATTCTTGCCTTTAGATCCTCAAAATGTGCACAAACGAAGATGGGCTGACGGAACATCATTGTTACCACACACGAGCCGTCACAGAAAGCAGAAACTTGCGTGCAAACTGAACGACTCCGGGTTTGAGGACGAGTTATCGTTGTCTCCAGTTCCTCCAGACCAGACTGAAGTGCTCCCCCTGCGCTCAAGGACAGAGCCCCAGTCAGGGCAGCTGTCCTGGTACCATCAGTATGGAGACACTGGATACAAGATCCAAAAGGAAAGAGAAACTCACTTCCAGCCCTGCAAGAGTCTCGCGCGCCAGCCACAG TTGAACGCAGAAGCTCGGTGCAAGCTCGTCAGCTGGCTTATTCCTGTGCACCAACACTTGAGCCTGTCCTTTGAGTGTCTGTGTCTGACCGTAAATATTATGGACAGGTTCCTTGCATCCACCCCAGTGGCTGCAGACTGCTTTCAACTACTGGGAGTCACTGCACTTCTTCTTGCCAGTAAACAG GTTGAAGTGTGCTCTCCAAGAATCAGTGATCTGTTGTCCTTGTGTTGTGATGCCTTCACCAAGGAGCAACTGTGTAACCTGGAGTGTTTAATACTCGTTAATCTAAACTTCCGACTCTGTGCACCAACTCTGGCATTTTTTTTAGACTGTTACGTGAACCTTAAGAGTGGAAAGGCAGCTGCTACACTGGAGAAGAACTGTGACACTATAAGGACCAACCACTGCAATAAACTGGCCCAAAAACTGTGTGAGTTAAGCCTGGCAGACTATGCTTTTAACAAATATCCTGCATCTCTCACAGCCAGATGTTCACTGCAGATGGCCACTGAAATAGTACAAGCAGCTCAACAACCACTGCGTTCACTGGGAAAGGAGTGTGACGGCTTTGTGAATGAGCCAGACAGTGGTTCAGCAGATAGTGACTGGTCTAACAGCAGAGTGGGAGGTGATCTGACGGAAAGCAATGAATATAGTTTGATTCAAGAGTGTACAAACAACCTCAGATTACTAGCCACGCTAAACCAGGAGGCACTGACAGAGGTGTAA